A genomic window from Candidatus Obscuribacterales bacterium includes:
- a CDS encoding HAMP domain-containing histidine kinase, giving the protein MKQFSLSRSMRARMTLVMSASGILPIIICHLLVAGMTGFRFIELAWYLPLLPVLVAVNWFLAGFVLIPIKELLDSTTKLAHADIRQRLDISPNELNETSEVRKAFNRLLNRLEESLNIQCQFVADASHELRTPLTSIQGYTKLLQRRGTGIDPQLLSEALQTISDESGRLIRLVSDLLQLARADAGQQVLAQIEVVDMRTVVASVEDTVSVIAPEQIETRFVIPQQPIWVYADADRLKQVLLNLTNNAIKATQAGGKVTVTLRSSSTDAIIRVMDTGIGIAPADQQRIFDRFFRIERSRTRSRLYGGGTGLGLAIALTIIKAHRGGIDLESELNKGSTFTVKIPLATSDQIAKKLEAMQQAEEINKISIGALNDMKEADGNIRSREVTANSES; this is encoded by the coding sequence ATCTGTTGGTTGCCGGCATGACAGGCTTTCGTTTCATTGAGCTTGCCTGGTATTTGCCCCTGCTGCCTGTTTTAGTGGCGGTAAATTGGTTTCTGGCAGGATTTGTACTTATCCCCATCAAGGAACTGTTGGATTCAACAACCAAACTGGCACATGCCGATATAAGGCAACGACTTGATATCAGTCCCAATGAGTTGAATGAAACATCTGAAGTTCGCAAAGCATTCAACAGATTGCTTAACAGACTGGAAGAATCGCTCAATATCCAGTGTCAATTCGTAGCTGATGCCAGCCACGAGTTGCGTACACCGCTAACCTCCATTCAGGGTTATACAAAACTTCTGCAGCGCAGAGGAACAGGAATTGATCCGCAATTGCTTTCAGAAGCCTTGCAGACTATTTCTGATGAGTCCGGACGTTTGATTCGTTTGGTCTCTGACTTATTGCAATTGGCTCGAGCTGACGCCGGACAGCAAGTATTGGCGCAAATTGAAGTCGTCGATATGCGTACTGTTGTAGCCTCTGTGGAGGACACAGTGTCGGTAATTGCCCCTGAGCAGATTGAAACAAGATTTGTGATACCGCAACAACCAATTTGGGTTTATGCCGATGCGGATAGATTGAAACAGGTGTTGTTGAATTTGACTAATAATGCTATTAAGGCGACGCAAGCCGGTGGCAAGGTAACCGTCACTTTGCGGTCTAGCAGCACAGACGCAATAATTCGTGTGATGGATACGGGCATTGGTATTGCGCCTGCGGATCAACAAAGAATATTTGATCGTTTCTTCCGTATTGAACGTTCGCGTACACGCAGTAGACTTTACGGCGGTGGTACCGGTCTGGGACTGGCTATCGCTCTTACGATTATTAAGGCTCACCGTGGTGGCATTGACCTCGAGAGCGAGTTAAACAAAGGCTCCACATTCACCGTGAAGATTCCGTTGGCGACATCTGATCAAATTGCGAAGAAGCTTGAGGCGATGCAACAGGCTGAGGAGATCAACAAGATTTCCATCGGCGCATTGAATGATATGAAAGAGGCAGACGGCAATATCCGCTCAAGAGAAGTTACGGCGAATAGCGAGAGCTAG